One genomic segment of Thermosipho africanus Ob7 includes these proteins:
- a CDS encoding sensor domain-containing diguanylate cyclase produces the protein MIYFVFILAFFLLILFLYFWRNLKVLKKVGCFDFSCKKAFEKNFLYRVYKIFNKYDDKDDTIDTLKEIFEFIVEILEAQAWSLLLTPKEKMWRFIVWNYNLDDKPLEILGEFLQNNTPYNLSQIISKKRYYFISDVLKTKYWKEVKGIDTRSWCGIPLVYNGEVYAILNVDWYRKKRLKKIDKILFDIITEELSKPILNILRVKERLEEKNIDLLTGLYNRAVLDYIDNSKYNYLIFLDLDNFKEVNDSFGHLVGDEVLRIISRRLKNTVKSDDLIIRYGGDEFIILVNSTREGLEKLIQRIKEHVSRNINVEDKDVNVGVSIGYCMLDKGFEDAIRIADEMMYKDKNKN, from the coding sequence ATGATATATTTTGTTTTTATTTTAGCATTTTTTTTGCTAATTTTATTTCTCTATTTTTGGAGAAACTTAAAAGTTTTGAAAAAAGTCGGTTGTTTTGATTTTTCATGCAAAAAGGCTTTTGAAAAGAATTTTTTGTATAGAGTGTATAAGATTTTTAATAAATATGACGATAAAGATGATACTATAGATACTTTAAAGGAAATATTTGAGTTTATAGTTGAGATTTTAGAAGCTCAAGCTTGGTCTCTTCTTTTAACTCCAAAAGAAAAAATGTGGAGATTTATTGTTTGGAACTATAATTTGGATGATAAACCACTTGAGATTTTGGGAGAATTTTTACAAAATAATACACCGTATAATCTCAGCCAAATTATTTCCAAAAAACGCTATTACTTTATTTCTGATGTTTTGAAAACTAAGTATTGGAAAGAAGTTAAAGGTATAGATACAAGATCGTGGTGCGGTATTCCATTAGTTTATAACGGAGAGGTCTATGCAATATTAAATGTTGATTGGTATAGAAAGAAAAGACTGAAAAAGATTGATAAAATTCTTTTTGATATAATCACTGAAGAATTATCAAAACCAATTTTGAATATTTTAAGAGTTAAAGAAAGATTAGAAGAAAAAAATATTGATTTATTGACAGGTTTATACAATAGAGCAGTTTTAGATTATATTGATAACAGTAAGTATAATTATTTGATTTTTTTGGATTTGGATAATTTTAAAGAAGTTAATGATAGTTTTGGGCATCTTGTTGGCGATGAAGTATTAAGAATAATTTCAAGGAGATTAAAAAATACAGTAAAAAGTGATGATCTAATAATAAGGTATGGCGGAGATGAGTTTATAATATTAGTAAATTCAACTAGAGAAGGTCTAGAAAAATTAATTCAAAGAATTAAAGAACATGTATCAAGAAATATTAATGTAGAAGATAAAGATGTGAATGTTGGGGTATCAATTGGCTACTGTATGTTGGATAAAGGGTTTGAAGATGCTATTAGAATAGCAGATGAAATGATGTACAAAGATAAAAACAAAAATTAA
- a CDS encoding S9 family peptidase: MEKIKIEDLFNFNFLSGISLSDDGKYLAFVVSKANEEKNNYTSNIWLLHTTDSKLKKLTTYGNESNFIWLDNKTILFQSIREDDEKQRKQNGEKFSSFYKISVDGGEAEKYFEIPLIVKKIKKLDSENFVILGEYNIYDNDKDYIILDEIPFWSNGAGFTNKKRTRLYLFNLKNKEIIPISGEYENVSHFDIAKNGKNILFISNEYKDKMEIRSDLFIYNLETKGKEKLTHDDPFRYAYAYFLDDSIIFAGSDMKNFGVNENPKFYLLDPKSKKVTLLTPNFDLSIRNSVGSDCRYGSYNNAAVDENYLYFVTTEYSSSYLNRIDKTGKIEKLTVNGGSIDGFDVKNGEIYFIGLKNFKLQEIYKLEKAEKQVTFFNERLVNERKISKPEKFTFTNKDGIELEGWIIKPVDFEEGKKYPAILDIHGGPKTVYGEVFFHEMQIWASEGYVVMFTNPRGSDGRGNKFADIRGKYGTVDYEDLMSFVDEALKRYPFIDKERLGVTGGSYGGFMTNWIIGHTDKFKAAVSQRSISNWISKFATTDIGYYFVADQQSATPWDNFEKLWWHSPMKYADKVKTPTLFIHSDEDYRCWIAEAIQMFTSLKYFGVESRLVILKGENHDLSRSGKPKNRITRLREITNWFNKYLKE; the protein is encoded by the coding sequence ATGGAAAAAATAAAAATTGAAGATTTATTTAATTTTAATTTTTTGTCAGGGATTTCATTATCAGATGATGGAAAGTATCTTGCCTTTGTAGTAAGCAAAGCAAATGAAGAAAAAAACAACTATACATCAAATATTTGGCTTCTTCATACAACGGATAGCAAATTAAAAAAGCTAACAACATACGGAAACGAAAGCAATTTTATATGGCTAGATAACAAAACAATACTCTTTCAAAGTATTCGAGAAGATGATGAAAAGCAGAGAAAGCAAAATGGAGAAAAATTTTCTTCATTTTATAAAATAAGCGTTGATGGAGGAGAAGCTGAAAAATATTTTGAAATACCACTAATTGTTAAAAAAATTAAAAAGCTCGACAGTGAAAATTTTGTAATTCTTGGTGAATATAATATATATGACAACGACAAAGATTACATTATCTTAGATGAAATACCATTTTGGTCTAATGGTGCAGGTTTTACAAACAAAAAAAGAACCAGGTTATATCTTTTCAATTTAAAAAATAAAGAAATTATTCCAATATCTGGAGAGTATGAAAATGTTTCACATTTTGATATTGCAAAAAATGGAAAAAATATATTATTTATTTCAAATGAATATAAAGATAAAATGGAGATACGCTCAGACTTGTTTATATATAACCTAGAAACCAAAGGAAAAGAAAAGCTAACTCATGATGATCCATTTAGATATGCATACGCTTACTTTTTAGATGATTCAATTATATTTGCTGGAAGTGACATGAAAAATTTTGGAGTAAATGAAAATCCAAAATTTTATCTTCTTGATCCAAAATCAAAAAAAGTCACATTATTAACTCCTAATTTTGATTTAAGTATAAGAAACAGTGTCGGTTCAGATTGCAGATATGGTAGTTACAATAATGCTGCTGTCGACGAAAATTACCTTTATTTTGTAACCACTGAATATAGTAGTTCCTACTTAAATAGAATAGATAAAACTGGTAAAATAGAAAAACTTACAGTAAATGGTGGCTCAATCGATGGATTTGACGTAAAAAATGGAGAAATTTATTTCATTGGCCTAAAAAATTTTAAATTGCAAGAAATATACAAGCTTGAAAAAGCAGAAAAACAAGTAACGTTCTTTAATGAACGGCTTGTAAATGAAAGAAAAATATCAAAACCAGAAAAGTTTACATTCACTAACAAAGATGGAATTGAACTAGAAGGTTGGATTATTAAACCAGTAGATTTTGAAGAAGGAAAAAAATATCCTGCAATATTAGATATTCATGGTGGTCCAAAGACTGTATATGGAGAAGTTTTCTTTCACGAAATGCAAATATGGGCAAGTGAAGGCTATGTAGTTATGTTTACAAACCCAAGAGGAAGCGACGGAAGAGGCAATAAATTTGCAGATATTAGAGGCAAATACGGCACAGTAGACTATGAAGATCTAATGAGCTTTGTAGATGAAGCATTAAAAAGATATCCATTTATCGATAAAGAAAGGTTAGGAGTAACTGGTGGTTCATACGGTGGGTTTATGACAAATTGGATAATAGGTCATACAGATAAATTCAAAGCTGCTGTATCTCAAAGAAGTATTTCTAATTGGATATCTAAATTTGCAACAACAGACATAGGTTACTACTTTGTAGCAGATCAGCAATCAGCTACCCCATGGGACAATTTTGAAAAGCTCTGGTGGCATTCTCCTATGAAATATGCAGATAAAGTTAAAACTCCTACACTTTTCATTCACTCAGATGAAGATTATAGATGCTGGATTGCAGAAGCAATTCAAATGTTTACTTCTCTCAAATATTTTGGAGTTGAAAGTCGTCTTGTTATTTTAAAAGGCGAAAATCACGATCTTAGCAGAAGTGGAAAACCAAAAAACAGAATAACACGCCTAAGAGAAATAACAAATTGGTTTAACAAATATCTAAAAGAGTGA
- the rplK gene encoding 50S ribosomal protein L11: MAKKVVAQVRLQLEAGKATPAPPVGPALGQRGVNLMEFCKKFNAATADKAGMIIPVIITVYEDRSFTFITKTPPASFLLKKAAKLNSGSQEPKRKMVGKVTRDQIKEIAEIKMKDLNANDIEAAMKIIEGTAKSMGIEVVD, translated from the coding sequence ATGGCAAAAAAGGTAGTTGCACAGGTAAGATTGCAACTTGAAGCAGGAAAAGCTACTCCTGCACCACCAGTTGGTCCTGCATTAGGTCAACGTGGTGTAAACTTAATGGAATTCTGTAAGAAGTTTAACGCAGCGACTGCTGATAAAGCAGGTATGATAATTCCAGTAATTATCACAGTATACGAAGATAGGTCATTTACATTTATTACAAAAACACCACCAGCATCATTCTTGTTGAAAAAAGCAGCAAAATTAAACTCTGGTTCTCAAGAACCAAAGAGAAAAATGGTAGGAAAAGTTACAAGAGACCAAATTAAAGAAATTGCAGAAATCAAAATGAAAGATTTAAATGCAAATGATATTGAAGCGGCCATGAAGATAATTGAAGGAACCGCAAAAAGTATGGGAATTGAGGTTGTAGACTAA
- a CDS encoding MetS family NSS transporter small subunit, which produces MSVSAIIFLILAGVVLFGGLFWALGIAAKSQKK; this is translated from the coding sequence ATGAGTGTAAGTGCTATTATATTCTTAATTTTAGCAGGTGTTGTCTTGTTCGGTGGGCTTTTCTGGGCACTTGGTATCGCTGCAAAATCTCAAAAAAAGTAA
- the rpmG gene encoding 50S ribosomal protein L33: MRMQVALKCSECGNKNYYTTREKNKKEKLELRKYCPKCNKHTKHVETKA, from the coding sequence ATGAGAATGCAAGTCGCTTTGAAATGTTCTGAATGTGGAAATAAAAATTATTATACGACTCGAGAAAAAAACAAGAAGGAAAAGTTAGAACTTAGAAAATATTGTCCAAAATGTAATAAACACACGAAGCATGTAGAGACTAAAGCATAA
- a CDS encoding sodium-dependent transporter, translating to MARQKWGSRWAFVLAAVGSAAGLGNAWRFPYMAYSNGGGAFYVPYFIALFLVGIPLLMAEFAIGQGLQSSAPKSMAIIRKNAEFIGWFAVIGGAIITFYYNVIMAYIFNYLYYSFGVAWKDDPNGFFFGKFLQVSSGPGELGSIRWPIVIGLALTWLWIYFILRKGTTSVGKTVAWTVPLPVVLLLILGIRGITLDGAAKGLNFLFEPNFAKLADPRVWANAFGQIFFTLSLAFGIMIAYGSYNKKEEDIANNAIITALGNSATSYLAGIAVFSVLGYMATQLSVPVDKVVSGGIGLAFVVYPQAISLFPGGVVVQSIIGLLFFLMLLTLGIDSAFSLVEAVEAAASDKFKVNKKAFLIGFSIFGFLAGLLFSTQGGLYWLDIIDHFVSVYGLLIAGILESIIIGWLFGAEKLRKYINEVSEIKIGKWFNFSIKFLIPAVLIIILGLNFFDELKKPYGDYPSWALWTGFSMLIITPIIAIILSKIPPKDKDYYKKVEIDLTEGGN from the coding sequence GTGGCTAGGCAAAAGTGGGGATCTAGATGGGCTTTTGTTCTTGCGGCAGTAGGGTCAGCTGCTGGTCTTGGTAATGCTTGGAGATTCCCTTACATGGCATATTCAAACGGTGGTGGTGCTTTCTATGTTCCATATTTTATTGCTCTATTTTTGGTAGGTATTCCACTACTTATGGCCGAATTTGCAATCGGTCAAGGGCTTCAAAGTAGTGCTCCAAAGTCAATGGCAATAATAAGAAAGAACGCAGAGTTCATTGGTTGGTTTGCCGTTATTGGCGGTGCAATCATTACTTTCTACTATAACGTCATTATGGCTTATATTTTCAACTATCTTTACTACTCCTTTGGAGTTGCCTGGAAAGATGATCCAAATGGTTTCTTCTTTGGAAAATTTTTACAAGTTTCAAGTGGACCTGGTGAGCTTGGTTCAATTAGATGGCCAATTGTTATTGGTCTTGCTCTAACCTGGCTATGGATATACTTTATACTAAGAAAAGGTACAACTTCAGTCGGAAAAACAGTTGCATGGACAGTACCACTTCCAGTTGTACTTCTTTTAATCCTTGGAATCAGGGGAATCACGTTAGATGGTGCTGCAAAAGGATTGAATTTCTTGTTTGAACCAAACTTTGCAAAACTTGCTGATCCAAGAGTTTGGGCAAATGCATTTGGCCAGATATTCTTCACCTTGAGTCTTGCATTTGGAATCATGATCGCATATGGTAGTTATAACAAAAAAGAAGAAGATATTGCAAACAACGCTATTATAACCGCTCTTGGAAATAGTGCAACATCTTACCTTGCAGGTATTGCAGTATTTTCTGTTCTTGGCTATATGGCAACTCAGTTATCCGTTCCAGTTGATAAAGTAGTCAGTGGTGGAATAGGCCTTGCATTTGTAGTTTATCCACAAGCTATTTCTCTCTTCCCAGGTGGAGTTGTTGTACAATCAATTATCGGTCTTTTATTCTTCTTAATGCTTTTAACACTAGGTATTGACTCTGCATTTTCCCTTGTCGAAGCAGTCGAAGCTGCTGCATCAGACAAATTTAAGGTAAATAAAAAGGCATTTTTGATAGGCTTTTCAATCTTTGGATTCCTAGCAGGCCTTTTGTTCTCAACACAAGGAGGACTTTACTGGCTTGACATCATCGACCACTTTGTAAGCGTTTATGGACTTTTAATTGCTGGAATTTTGGAATCAATAATAATAGGTTGGTTGTTTGGTGCAGAAAAACTTAGAAAATACATCAATGAAGTCTCTGAAATTAAAATTGGAAAATGGTTTAATTTCTCAATAAAGTTCCTTATACCTGCTGTACTAATTATAATTTTAGGGCTCAATTTCTTTGATGAACTTAAAAAACCATACGGTGATTATCCATCATGGGCATTGTGGACCGGATTTTCAATGCTTATTATAACCCCAATAATTGCAATTATACTTTCAAAGATTCCTCCAAAAGATAAAGATTATTACAAAAAAGTAGAAATTGATCTTACGGAAGGAGGAAACTAA
- a CDS encoding dihydrofolate reductase — protein sequence MHLSMIVVTDIFGGFAISEYDKIEWGSKEDKAHFRELTTKIGTVIMGRKTYESIGFPLKDRLNIVLTSKNYKNSENLIFLNESPIQVIRFLEKNKINEAAVIGGKSVFKQFFPYIDKIYITIEPITLENAEKLSFPYQQFKLISTNILNEKGTILLEYSKLQ from the coding sequence ATGCATTTATCTATGATTGTTGTTACAGACATATTTGGAGGTTTTGCCATTTCTGAATACGATAAAATAGAGTGGGGATCTAAAGAAGATAAAGCGCACTTTAGAGAACTTACAACAAAGATCGGAACAGTAATAATGGGGCGAAAAACGTACGAAAGTATTGGTTTTCCTCTAAAAGACCGCTTAAATATTGTTCTTACAAGTAAAAATTACAAAAATTCAGAAAATCTTATTTTTTTAAATGAATCACCAATTCAAGTAATAAGATTTTTGGAAAAAAATAAAATTAATGAAGCTGCAGTTATTGGTGGTAAATCAGTTTTCAAGCAATTTTTTCCATATATTGATAAAATTTATATTACAATTGAACCAATTACTCTTGAAAATGCAGAAAAACTTTCTTTTCCATATCAACAATTCAAGTTAATTTCAACTAATATTTTAAATGAAAAAGGAACCATTCTCCTAGAATATTCAAAATTACAATGA
- a CDS encoding transcription termination/antitermination NusG family protein: MKKRWYILQTLAGYEATAKENLEAKIKAQGLEHVISRVLLPEEVVIDASSKSSERHIVSLNAKILVSNGTLVKKGDVLAEEPAIRVRRDGIVTDVRNAKKVVIETEDKKFTKTYVIPQKNKPITGLKIGGHVKQGMPLSSDEEIICEIDGKIIQTENMKRIVVRNSISEIDVYVVPNETFVSTIKKGTQVKTGQILAEPKKVTAKSSGRIEIIDFPTKKEIKVQKVKVRKLFPGYLFVEMIMNDEFWHFVRTVPGIIDFVSSGGRPIPINDKEAKVLLRLAGVEETPQVEKEKEIKIEFDFEVGDSVKIVSGPFEGFVGSVKEINPEHNELKVSVTIFGRETPVTVHTSEVEKV, from the coding sequence ATGAAAAAAAGATGGTATATTTTACAAACATTGGCGGGGTATGAAGCTACCGCCAAAGAGAATTTGGAAGCGAAAATAAAAGCTCAAGGACTTGAGCATGTTATTTCTAGGGTACTTTTACCCGAAGAAGTTGTTATTGATGCTTCTTCAAAATCATCTGAAAGACACATCGTCTCCTTAAATGCTAAAATTCTTGTATCAAATGGTACTTTAGTTAAAAAAGGTGACGTTTTAGCTGAAGAGCCAGCTATAAGGGTTAGAAGAGATGGCATTGTAACTGATGTAAGAAATGCCAAAAAGGTTGTTATAGAAACTGAAGATAAGAAATTTACCAAAACATATGTTATTCCTCAGAAAAATAAACCAATTACAGGACTTAAAATTGGTGGACACGTAAAGCAAGGAATGCCACTTTCCAGTGATGAAGAAATTATTTGTGAAATAGATGGAAAAATTATTCAAACCGAAAATATGAAAAGAATTGTTGTAAGAAATTCAATTAGTGAAATAGATGTATATGTTGTTCCAAATGAAACATTTGTTTCTACCATTAAGAAAGGAACACAGGTAAAAACTGGGCAGATACTAGCTGAGCCAAAAAAGGTTACCGCAAAAAGTTCTGGGAGAATTGAAATCATAGATTTTCCAACAAAAAAAGAAATAAAGGTTCAAAAAGTAAAGGTTAGAAAGCTTTTCCCGGGTTATCTCTTTGTTGAAATGATCATGAATGACGAATTTTGGCATTTTGTTAGAACCGTTCCTGGAATTATAGATTTTGTTTCCTCAGGCGGTAGACCAATTCCAATTAATGATAAAGAAGCAAAAGTTCTATTGAGACTTGCTGGTGTTGAAGAAACACCACAGGTAGAAAAAGAAAAGGAAATAAAGATTGAATTTGATTTCGAAGTAGGAGACTCTGTAAAAATTGTTTCAGGACCATTTGAAGGTTTTGTTGGTAGCGTAAAAGAAATTAACCCTGAGCACAATGAATTGAAAGTTTCTGTTACCATTTTTGGTAGAGAGACACCAGTCACTGTTCATACCAGTGAAGTTGAAAAAGTTTGA
- the secE gene encoding preprotein translocase subunit SecE, with protein sequence MEKLKKFFREVKTEIKKTHWPNRKELWGATGVVLVILLVTGVYFFALDLIFSGALSALFKFF encoded by the coding sequence ATGGAAAAATTAAAAAAATTTTTTAGAGAAGTAAAGACTGAAATTAAAAAGACACATTGGCCAAATAGAAAAGAGCTTTGGGGAGCAACAGGTGTTGTTCTGGTTATTTTGTTGGTTACCGGTGTTTACTTCTTTGCTCTTGACTTGATTTTCTCAGGCGCATTGAGTGCTTTATTTAAGTTTTTTTAA
- a CDS encoding GNAT family N-acetyltransferase has translation MSDLIVKLYDLDFSYDLSENILIKRPIGPEKIHVVEWTLKNFGKLWASEVDVAFSNNPISVFIAYEKESKDIVGFACYDTTSRGFFGPTGVLKEYRKKGIGKALLLRALQDMLNVGYAYAIIGDAGPVEYYKKAVGAIEIPDSSPGVYKDLLDK, from the coding sequence ATGTCGGATTTAATTGTCAAATTATATGATTTAGATTTTAGTTACGATTTATCAGAAAATATTCTTATAAAAAGACCTATTGGTCCTGAAAAGATTCATGTTGTCGAGTGGACTTTAAAAAATTTTGGAAAACTTTGGGCAAGTGAAGTTGATGTCGCGTTTTCAAACAATCCAATATCCGTTTTTATTGCATATGAAAAAGAAAGTAAAGATATTGTTGGTTTTGCATGCTATGACACGACATCAAGAGGTTTTTTTGGACCAACCGGTGTTTTAAAAGAATATAGAAAGAAAGGTATTGGTAAAGCTTTGCTTTTAAGAGCGTTACAGGATATGCTTAATGTAGGATATGCATACGCTATAATTGGAGATGCGGGACCTGTTGAATATTATAAGAAAGCAGTTGGAGCAATTGAAATTCCAGATTCTAGTCCAGGAGTATATAAAGATTTGTTAGATAAATAA
- a CDS encoding GGDEF domain-containing protein has product MKKLGFSILIFILLFLFLNQLVKVDGIPLNDINLPYTTLSKPSTITLSTTIKVDKFYSYLFFGKVSASKIKILVENDEIFELGTVSGNLWPKAIVVKIPEKFYNKKVNLKVILFGVYDIGIHYTPVLTDQKAANLHATLIKVFRQDFYIFSQGITFIVGIILILSSLKFEKNIEKSIFYTGLSSIFTFLMLFDFQFRAYSGDISTFIFFRKIFISSAVLAQCFNVIGFSSLLNKNKKIFLLPTLILLSIFFAFNSLSSFNLLSSILNVYIIILSSSIFYLVYKNKLKIFYFSTNFLILSILQTIYLLFTKASSEIMLPYGIVIFRTGISLILIKKFEEIVKEKENLKDLTFVDPMTQLFNRNIIENIPNKGKLILIDLDNFKELNDTLGHQFGDKILKEFADILKENTRSTDYVIRLGGDEFAIVTDTENPEQLVNRIRKNSIKKLKLDFSYGISNNFNFDKAYSVADKRLYTMKNEKKKLKK; this is encoded by the coding sequence ATGAAAAAACTCGGCTTCTCTATTCTTATATTTATACTATTATTCCTGTTTCTAAACCAATTAGTCAAAGTAGACGGTATCCCATTAAACGATATTAACCTACCATATACTACACTTAGCAAACCTTCAACAATTACTTTGTCAACTACTATTAAAGTTGACAAGTTTTATAGTTATCTCTTTTTTGGAAAGGTTTCCGCAAGCAAGATTAAAATTCTTGTAGAAAATGATGAAATATTTGAGCTTGGAACAGTTTCTGGAAACCTATGGCCCAAAGCAATTGTTGTAAAGATCCCAGAAAAATTTTACAATAAAAAGGTAAATTTAAAAGTCATTTTATTTGGAGTTTACGATATCGGCATACATTATACTCCAGTTTTGACTGACCAAAAAGCTGCTAACCTCCATGCAACATTAATTAAAGTATTCAGACAAGATTTTTATATCTTTTCACAAGGTATAACATTTATTGTTGGAATAATTCTAATATTGTCCTCTTTAAAATTTGAAAAAAATATCGAAAAATCTATTTTCTACACCGGTCTTTCTTCAATTTTTACATTTTTAATGCTATTTGATTTTCAATTTAGAGCTTATTCAGGAGATATCTCAACATTTATATTCTTTAGAAAAATCTTTATATCTTCTGCGGTACTTGCCCAATGCTTTAACGTTATAGGCTTTAGTTCGCTTTTAAACAAAAACAAAAAAATCTTTCTTCTTCCAACACTTATATTATTGTCCATTTTCTTTGCATTTAATTCTTTAAGTTCATTCAATCTTTTAAGTAGTATTTTAAATGTTTACATAATAATTCTATCTTCTTCTATTTTTTATTTGGTATACAAAAACAAACTTAAAATATTTTATTTTAGCACAAACTTTCTTATTTTATCAATTTTGCAAACAATATATCTTCTTTTTACAAAAGCATCCAGTGAAATTATGCTTCCATATGGTATTGTAATCTTTAGAACTGGAATAAGCTTAATTTTAATAAAAAAGTTTGAAGAGATTGTAAAAGAAAAAGAAAACCTCAAGGATCTTACATTCGTAGATCCTATGACACAACTTTTTAATCGCAATATAATTGAAAACATCCCAAACAAGGGAAAATTAATTTTAATAGATTTAGACAATTTTAAAGAATTAAACGACACCCTCGGCCATCAATTTGGAGATAAAATTTTAAAAGAATTTGCAGATATTTTAAAAGAAAACACAAGATCAACAGATTATGTTATAAGACTTGGCGGCGATGAATTTGCCATAGTTACTGACACAGAAAATCCAGAACAATTGGTTAATAGGATCAGGAAAAATTCAATTAAGAAACTAAAATTAGATTTTTCATATGGTATTTCCAACAATTTTAACTTTGATAAAGCATACAGTGTTGCAGATAAAAGGTTATACACTATGAAGAATGAAAAAAAGAAGCTAAAGAAGTAA
- the rplA gene encoding 50S ribosomal protein L1, producing the protein MPKHSKRYNEVRKLVDRNKDYDLNEAIDLAKKVATAKFDETVELHIKTNIDYRKSDQQIRSTISLPHGTGKEVKVLVFATGEKAEEAKAAGADYVGAEDLAEKIQKENFLDFDVAIATPDMMRVIGKLGKILGPRGLMPNPKAGTVTNDVASAVKEFKKGRMEVRTDKTGNLHIPVGKASFDNEKLKENIKSAYEQILNLKPAGVKGNFIKKVVLSTTMGPGIKVDPATLTQ; encoded by the coding sequence ATGCCGAAGCACTCCAAAAGGTATAATGAGGTAAGAAAACTTGTAGACAGAAACAAAGACTATGACTTAAACGAAGCAATCGATCTTGCTAAAAAAGTTGCAACAGCTAAATTTGATGAAACAGTTGAACTACACATAAAAACAAACATCGATTACAGAAAATCTGACCAACAAATTAGAAGTACTATTTCATTGCCACATGGTACTGGTAAAGAAGTTAAGGTTTTGGTATTTGCAACTGGTGAAAAGGCTGAAGAAGCAAAAGCAGCAGGCGCAGATTATGTTGGAGCAGAAGATTTAGCTGAAAAGATACAAAAAGAAAACTTCTTGGATTTTGACGTTGCAATAGCAACACCAGATATGATGAGAGTAATAGGTAAACTAGGTAAAATTCTTGGTCCAAGAGGCTTAATGCCAAATCCTAAAGCTGGCACAGTCACAAATGATGTTGCTTCAGCAGTTAAAGAATTCAAAAAAGGTAGAATGGAAGTCAGAACCGATAAAACAGGAAACTTACATATTCCAGTTGGTAAAGCATCATTTGACAACGAAAAGTTAAAAGAAAATATAAAGTCAGCATACGAGCAAATATTGAATTTAAAACCAGCAGGAGTTAAAGGTAACTTTATAAAGAAAGTTGTCCTTTCAACAACAATGGGACCTGGTATAAAAGTTGATCCTGCAACATTAACACAATAA
- a CDS encoding DUF1175 domain-containing protein — protein sequence MIEKKLKIFLMFLMAICTTLLFPIGMNEGFSKLALDLNDSLNFRLWFVSIALDNVDNEHPSFKTKDCAGFVFYSLKEALKKHDMNWIKKTGYRGPIFEDVKKYNYPDTPLSVNIFFDGKDFVPYVTAYNLLMYNVEFVSFEKKHAKVGDLVFFFHPEDPDFPFHVMIYTTNGFVYHTGPGGEIRYVRFEDMMLGDMTWRPIRLNKAFLGYFRLKFLND from the coding sequence ATGATAGAAAAGAAGTTGAAGATTTTCTTAATGTTTTTGATGGCAATTTGCACAACTTTATTATTTCCCATTGGAATGAATGAAGGATTTTCAAAGCTTGCATTAGACTTGAATGATAGTTTAAATTTTAGACTCTGGTTTGTCTCGATTGCCCTTGACAACGTAGATAATGAGCACCCCTCGTTCAAAACAAAAGATTGTGCTGGTTTTGTATTTTATTCATTAAAAGAGGCATTAAAAAAGCATGACATGAACTGGATAAAAAAAACAGGATACAGGGGGCCGATTTTTGAGGATGTTAAAAAATACAACTATCCTGATACTCCACTTTCAGTTAATATCTTTTTTGACGGAAAAGATTTTGTGCCGTATGTTACAGCTTACAATCTTTTAATGTATAACGTTGAATTTGTTTCTTTTGAAAAAAAGCATGCAAAAGTTGGCGACCTAGTTTTCTTTTTTCACCCAGAAGATCCAGACTTTCCATTTCATGTAATGATTTATACAACAAATGGTTTTGTTTACCATACAGGACCAGGTGGAGAGATAAGATATGTAAGGTTTGAAGATATGATGCTTGGGGATATGACATGGCGGCCAATAAGGCTTAATAAGGCGTTTTTGGGATATTTTAGGCTAAAATTTTTAAATGATTGA
- the rpsR gene encoding 30S ribosomal protein S18 yields the protein MRYRRKRKPKVCKLCQSKVEYVDYKDVKLLREFLTEKEKIIPRRITGNCAKHQRMVKIAIKRARQMALLPYVKY from the coding sequence ATGAGATATAGAAGAAAGAGAAAACCAAAAGTATGTAAGTTATGCCAATCAAAGGTAGAATATGTTGACTACAAAGATGTCAAACTTCTAAGAGAATTTTTAACAGAAAAAGAAAAGATAATTCCAAGAAGAATTACCGGAAATTGTGCAAAACACCAAAGAATGGTTAAAATTGCAATTAAGAGAGCAAGACAAATGGCACTTTTACCCTATGTAAAGTATTGA